Proteins found in one Arachis stenosperma cultivar V10309 chromosome 8, arast.V10309.gnm1.PFL2, whole genome shotgun sequence genomic segment:
- the LOC130946569 gene encoding 1-acyl-sn-glycerol-3-phosphate acyltransferase 3-like, which translates to MAFPAAVFILPAGTLFILSGLIVNAIQIVVFILFRPISRNLFRRINNMLTQSLWLELIFLIDWWGAIKIELHMDSESRQLMGKENALLLCNHRSDIDWLIGFALAQRSGCLGSSLAIMKKELKYLPVIGWSMWFCDYIFLEREWAKDERTLSSGLKQLENSPLPFWLALFVEGTRFTPDKLLAAQAFAASRGLPIPKNVLIPRTKGIVCVVENIRSFTPAIYDCTYSVKKGDTPPTMLRLFKGQSSSVKLQIQRLKMEDLPHTPNEIAEWCKDLFISKDAMLERYNTTDVFSDAELQDLGRSKKSIFVVLCWTCLLGFLLYEFFKSTKLLSTWEGILCTVLFFVVVTLVMELLIHSTQSERSTRMNLPTQDPLRQKLLQ; encoded by the exons ATGGCGTTCCCAGCAGCAGTTTTTATTCTTCCTGCAGGCACTCTTTTCATTCTCTCAGGCCTTATTGTTAACGCAATTCAG ATTGTCGTCTTTATCCTTTTTCGCCCAATATCAAGAAATTTATTCAGAAGAATAAACAATATGCTTACTCAATCACTATGGTTGGAGCTCATATTTCTCATTGATTGGTGGGGAGCCATTAAG ATTGAACTGCACATGGATTCCGAATCTCGTCAATTAATGG GTAAAGAAAATGCTCTTTTGCTGTGCAACCACAGGAGTGACATTGATTGGCTCATTGGATTCGCCTTAGCTCAG CGCTCGGGCTGCCTTGGCAGCTCTCTAGCCATTATGAAGAAAGAACTCAAGTACCTTCCT GTTATAGGTTGGTCAATGTGGTTTTGTGATTACATATTTCTAGAAAGAGAATGGGCAAAAGATGAAAGAACACTCAGT TCAGGTCTTAAGCAGTTAGAGAATTCCCCACTACCGTTTTGGCTGGCTCTTTTTGTCGAAGGAACTCGTTTCACACCGGATAAGCTTCTAGCAGCTCAAGCATTTGCTGCTTCAAGAGGCCTACCTATAcctaaaaatgttttgattcccCGTACTAAG GGTATTGTCTGTGTAGTAGAAAATATTCGGAGTTTCACTCCAGCTATTTATGATTGCACTTATTCAGTTAAAAAAGGTGATACTCCTCCAACAATGTTGAGATTGTTTAAAGGTCAATCTTCTTCG GTGAAACTTCAAATACAACGACTCAAAATGGAGGATCTGCCACATACGCCTAATGAAATTGCAGAATGGTGCAAAGACCTATTTATATCCAAG GATGCTATGTTGGAGAGATATAACACTACGGATGTTTTCAGTGATGCAGAACTTCAAGACCTGGGTCGGTCTAAGAAATCTATTTTT GTTGTGCTTTGTTGGACTTGTCTCCTTGGGTTCCTACTTTACGAGTTCTTCAAGTCGACCAAACTGTTGTCCACGTGGGAAGGGATCTTATGCACAGTGCTATTCTTTGTAGTAGTCACACTTGTTATGGAACTTCTCATTCATTCAACTCAATCTGAACGTTCTACGCGCATGAATTTGCCTACACAAGATCCTCTGAGGCAGAAGCTTCTTCAGTGA
- the LOC130945816 gene encoding origin of replication complex subunit 1A-like, with amino-acid sequence MAATPIKSLQSPSKPNLRSQSNYKPSPAITPLTPQSLPTPRRSTRQRSLHFNSTEPAKFRQSIDYADDSTEVIKRRTGTARSASVVKGGSEKKAGEEVKQKNAKARDLVEIQFAPASPEQSETKKRKMESERKVVTRAMAAKKGKLENGDKGGKKGGRLTKRRVYYKKVVYDGGEFGVGDDVYVKRREDASSDDEDPEAEECRLCFDSGSEVMIECDDCLGGFHLKCLTPPLKEVPEGDWVCGFCEDRKMGRKASFPKPPEGKKLSRTLRQKLLSSDLWAAHIQSIWKEVDDNYWCHVRWYVIPEETSAGRQPHNLSRELYQTNEFADIEMESILRHCFVMTPKDYAKASNEGDDIFLCEYEYDIHWHSFKRLADIDNEKEDGEEIDSDEDWNVSKESDSDTDDDIVYEEENLKNTRSQPSTSHQLAANQYKGRFIGLQKIGTKRIPEHVRSHKQTDLERVKASLLLASLPKSLPCRNKEMEEINTFIKGAICDDQCLGRCLYIHGVPGTGKTMSVLSVMRSLRSEVDAGNIKPYCFVEINGLKLASPENIYRVIYEALNGHRVSWKKALHFLHERFVEGKKTGEDADRPCILLIDELDLLVTRNQSVLYNILDWPTKAHSKLIVIGIANTMDLPEKLLPRISSRMGIQRLCFGPYNYQQLQEIISSRLKGIDIFEKQAIEFASRKVAAISGDARRALEICRRAAEIADYRIKKLTVNPDFVAAGKGLVGMTDVEAAIQEMFQAPHIQVIKSCSRLSKIFLTAMVHELYKTGMGETTFEKLAMTVSCLCTSNGEVCPGYDVLLQVGCKLGECRIILCEAGAKHRLQKLQLNFPSDDVAFALRDCKDLPWLSKYLS; translated from the exons ATGGCTGCAACTCCAATCAAGTCACTTCAATCTCCTTCAAAGCCCAATCTCAGATCCCAATCCAATTACAAACCATCACCCGCCATTACTCCACTCACTCCCCAATCCCTGCCAACTCCACGCAGATCCACGCGCCAACGGTCCCTCCACTTCAACTCCACCGAACCTGCCAAGTTTCGCCAATCCATTGATTACGCCGATGATTCCACCGAAGTGATAAAACGTAGAACTGGAACTGCGCGAAGTGCTTCGGTTGTTAAAGGTGGATCTGAAAAGAAGGCTGGTGAAGAAGTGAAGCAAAAAAATGCGAAAGCCAGGGATTTGGTTGAGATTCAGTTTGCTCCGGCATCGCCTGAGCAGTCGGAAacgaagaagaggaagatggaGAGTGAGAGAAAGGTTGTTACCAGAGCCATGGCTGCTAAAAAGGGGAAATTAGAAAATGGAGATAAGGGTGGAAAAAAGGGTGGGAGGTTGACTAAGAGGCGCGTGTATTATAAGAAGGTGGTTTATGATGGAGGCGAGTTTGGAGTTGGTGACGATGTTTATGTGAAGAGGAGGGAAGATGCTAGCTCCGATGATGAAGATCCTGAAGCGGAGGAGTGCAGGCTGTGCTTTGATTCTGGAAGTGAGGTAATGATTGAGTGTGATGATTGTTTAGGTGGGTTTCACTTGAAGTGCTTGACGCCTCCATTGAAAGAGGTTCCTGAAGGGGATTGGGTATGTGGGTTCTGTGAGGATCGTAAGATGGGTAGGAAAGCTAGCTTTCCAAAGCCGCCGGAGGGCAAGAAACTAAGTAGGACGCTGAGGCAGAAGCTTCTTTCAAGTGATTTATGGGCTGCGCATATTCAAAG TATATGGAAAGAAGTGGATGACAACTACTGGTGTCATGTGCGGTGGTATGTGATCCCAGAAGAGACTTCTGCTGGGCGACAACCTCATAACCTGAGCAGGGAACTGTATCAAACCAACGAATTTGCAGACATTGAG ATGGAATCTATCCTTAGACATTGCTTTGTTATGACCCCGAAAGACTATGCCAAGGCTAGCAATGAGGGAGATGATATTTTCTTATGTGAATATGAATATGACATTCATTGGCACAGTTTCAAACGTCTTGCTGATATTGACAACGAAAAAGAG GATGGCGAAGAGATTGACAGTGATGAAGATTGGAATGTTTCCAAGGAATCAGACTCTGATACAGATGATGATATTGTATATGAGGAggagaatttaaaaaatacacgATCTCAACCATCAACAAGTCATCAGTTGGCAGCA AATCAATACAAAGGACGGTTCATTGGACTTCAGAAGATAGGTACAAAACGAATTCCGGAGCATGTACGGTCTCACAAACAAACAGATCTCGAGAGAGTAAAGGCTTCACTATTGTTAGCATCATTGCCTAAATCGTTGCCATGTAGAAATAA AGAAATGGAAGAGATAAATACATTCATTAAAGGTGCTATTTGTGATGATCAATGTCTGGGGCGTTGCCTCTATATTCATGGTGTTCCAGGGACTGGCAAG ACAATGAGCGTTCTATCAGTAATGAGGAGTTTGAGATCTGAAGTTGATGCAGGAAACATCAAACCCTACTGTTTTGTGGAGATTAATGGTCTGAAGTTGGCTTCACCAGAGAATATCTATAGG GTCATATATGAGGCATTAAATGGGCACAGGGTTAGCTGGAAAAAGGCTCTTCACTTTTTGCATGAGAGATTTGTTGAAGGGAAGAAGACTGGGGAAGATGCTGATCGGCCATGTATTTTGCTTATTGATGAGCTTGATCTTCTTGTAACCAGAAACCAGTCG GTACTGTACAATATTCTTGACTGGCCTACTAAGGCACATTCCAAACTTATTGTGATAG GGATAGCAAATACCATGGATCTTCCAGAGAAGTTACTTCCTCGCATATCGAGTCGAATGGGCATACAGAGGCTTTGCTTTGGCCCATATAATTATCAGCAGCTTCAAGAAATCATTTCAAGTCGCCTTAAAGGAATCGATATATTTGAAAAACAAGCAATAGAATTTGCTTCAAGAAAG GTTGCAGCAATCTCAGGAGATGCACGACGTGCCTTGGAGATATGCAGACGTGCAGCTGAAATAGCAGATTATCGTATAAAGAAGCTAACTGTGAATCCTGATTTTGTTGCGGCAG GAAAAGGACTTGTTGGTATGACTGACGTTGAAGCTGCCATTCAAGAAATGTTCCAGGCACCTCATATTCAA GTGATAAAAAGCTGTTCCAGACTTAGCAAAATCTTCCTGACAGCTATGGTTCATGAACTTTATAAAACAGGAATGGGGGAAACCACTTTTGAAAAG CTGGCGATGACGGTTTCGTGTCTTTGTACAAGCAACGGTGAAGTGTGTCCCGGATATGATGTTCTTCTGCAAGTTGG CTGTAAGCTAGGCGAATGCAGGATTATTTTATGTGAAGCAGGTGCTAAGCACAGGCTGCAAAAATTGCAGCTCAATTTCCCAAG CGATGATGTAGCCTTTGCACTGAGAGACTGCAAGGATCTTCCTTGGCTGTCAAAGTATCTAAGTTAG